In a single window of the Actinomycetota bacterium genome:
- a CDS encoding MoxR family ATPase: MADTGKVMQLAERVRAEVGKAVVGQARLVDSLLIGLVTGGHVLVEGVPGTAKTLLARSLAAAIDTSFKRIQFSPDMMPADVVGTNVYDAERGTFSLRQGPVFANIVLADEINRTPPKTQAALLEAMQEEQVTIDGVTHPLPHPFMVVATQNPIEYEGTYPLPEAQLDRFQQKVVVEYPSDAEETEILRRHASGSEHTDLASLGLRAVAGVADIDAAREELAAVVVDDSVVEYVRAIARGTRDHVSILLGASPRAAVSLLVAAKAHALLQDRAFVTPDDIKTMSLPCLRHRVLLRPEIEIEGVGVDEVLRDAIERVPVPR; this comes from the coding sequence ATGGCTGATACAGGCAAGGTCATGCAACTCGCCGAGCGGGTGCGAGCCGAGGTCGGCAAGGCGGTGGTGGGCCAGGCGAGGCTCGTCGATAGCCTGCTCATCGGGCTCGTGACCGGCGGGCACGTACTCGTCGAGGGAGTGCCGGGAACCGCCAAGACGCTGCTGGCGCGGTCCTTGGCAGCGGCGATCGATACGTCGTTCAAGCGCATCCAGTTCAGCCCGGACATGATGCCCGCCGACGTGGTCGGCACGAATGTCTACGACGCCGAGCGGGGCACGTTCTCGCTGCGCCAGGGCCCGGTGTTCGCCAACATCGTGCTGGCCGATGAGATCAACCGCACGCCCCCGAAGACGCAGGCCGCGCTCCTCGAAGCGATGCAGGAGGAACAGGTCACCATCGACGGCGTCACCCACCCACTGCCACATCCGTTCATGGTCGTCGCCACGCAGAACCCGATCGAGTATGAGGGCACCTACCCGCTGCCCGAGGCGCAACTCGACCGCTTCCAGCAGAAGGTCGTCGTGGAGTACCCGAGCGATGCCGAGGAGACCGAGATCTTGCGCCGCCACGCGTCCGGCTCCGAGCACACCGACCTCGCCTCGCTCGGGCTGCGGGCCGTGGCAGGCGTTGCGGATATCGACGCCGCGCGTGAGGAGCTCGCCGCAGTCGTCGTGGACGACTCGGTCGTTGAGTACGTGCGCGCCATCGCACGCGGGACGCGCGACCACGTCTCGATCCTGCTCGGCGCGAGTCCCCGGGCCGCAGTGAGCCTGCTTGTGGCCGCGAAGGCTCATGCGCTGCTGCAAGATCGCGCGTTCGTGACTCCCGACGACATCAAGACGATGTCGCTGCCGTGCCTTCGCCATCGCGTGCTGCTTCGGCCCGAGATCGAGATCGAGGGCGTGGGCGTCGACGAGGTGCTGCGCGACGCGATCGAGCGGGTGCCCGTACCCAGGTGA
- a CDS encoding DUF58 domain-containing protein has translation MISPRDILGRLGGVRLTPRLGLALAVGALVVAMLPGALAWVVALAWLVALAVAVRRDIAATPATADLAIERSGPAKYSIGVPNRVVLHIRNSSAHPARLSGRESPPPEFVGERAFGPLAIALHDGAEVELSFVPPRRGAYAFDRIGVRLIGPLGLAGRQLTIGSAEEIRVYPDITAVQRYSLLARRGALHEIGVRAMRFAGRGTEFESLRDYAPGDSYRDIDWKATARRGRPVVRQFEAERSQTVVLAIDAGRLMTAQVGGLSKLDRAVNAALLLAFLATRMGDSVGLLVFGRDVRTYLPPRKGHRQFLAILEALYSVEERVEEPDYAGALRYLAARVGKRSLVVLFTELVGTDPSRRLLGVLSTLSPRHLPLVITQRNEEVERIASAHADVESDAMRAAVAQDLLHDKTRAVRLLRARGSLVLDVFPEELSVAAVNRYLEIKARGRL, from the coding sequence GTGATCTCGCCACGCGACATCCTTGGCAGGCTTGGTGGGGTGCGGCTGACGCCGCGGCTCGGGCTGGCGCTCGCCGTCGGGGCGCTCGTCGTCGCGATGCTGCCGGGCGCGCTCGCGTGGGTGGTCGCGCTCGCGTGGCTCGTGGCGCTCGCGGTCGCGGTGCGCCGCGACATCGCCGCGACGCCGGCTACCGCCGATCTCGCGATCGAGCGCAGCGGGCCCGCGAAGTACTCCATCGGCGTCCCGAACCGCGTAGTGCTGCACATCCGCAACTCATCGGCGCACCCGGCGCGCCTCTCCGGTCGCGAGTCGCCGCCGCCCGAGTTCGTGGGCGAGCGCGCCTTCGGGCCGCTTGCGATCGCGCTCCACGACGGCGCCGAGGTCGAGCTCTCGTTTGTGCCGCCGCGCCGGGGCGCCTACGCGTTCGATCGCATCGGCGTTCGCCTGATTGGTCCGCTCGGCCTTGCCGGTCGCCAGCTCACGATCGGATCTGCCGAGGAGATCCGCGTCTACCCCGACATCACCGCCGTGCAGCGCTACTCGCTCCTGGCCCGGCGCGGGGCGCTCCATGAGATCGGCGTGCGTGCGATGCGATTCGCGGGTCGGGGGACCGAGTTCGAGTCGTTGCGCGACTACGCGCCCGGCGATTCGTACCGTGACATCGACTGGAAGGCCACTGCGCGCCGAGGACGCCCGGTGGTGCGGCAGTTCGAGGCTGAGCGCAGCCAGACCGTGGTGCTCGCGATCGACGCCGGACGGCTCATGACGGCGCAGGTTGGCGGACTCTCCAAGCTCGACCGCGCTGTGAACGCGGCGCTGCTGCTTGCGTTCCTCGCCACACGCATGGGGGACAGCGTGGGACTGCTCGTCTTCGGTCGGGACGTACGCACGTACCTGCCGCCGCGCAAGGGTCATCGCCAGTTCCTGGCGATCCTCGAGGCGCTCTACTCCGTCGAGGAGCGCGTGGAGGAGCCCGACTACGCTGGCGCGCTGCGCTATCTTGCCGCGCGTGTAGGCAAGCGCTCGCTCGTGGTGCTCTTCACCGAGCTCGTGGGGACCGACCCGTCCAGGCGGCTCCTTGGCGTGCTCTCGACGCTCTCACCGCGGCACCTGCCGCTGGTGATCACGCAGCGCAACGAGGAGGTGGAGCGGATCGCGTCGGCACACGCGGACGTCGAGAGCGACGCGATGCGGGCGGCGGTCGCCCAGGACCTCCTGCACGACAAGACCCGAGCGGTCCGCCTGTTGCGCGCACGGGGCTCGCTCGTGCTCGATGTCTTCCCCGAGGAGCTTTCGGTCGCCGCGGTCAACCGCTACCTGGAGATCAAGGCGCGCGGGCGGCTGTAG
- a CDS encoding ABC transporter ATP-binding protein gives MLELKAVGFEYKGGRRALSGVDLSLTCGGIVSIVGPNGSGKTTLLRCIDNLIHAEGEILLHRRRISDMSRREVARSIGYVPQSFAGSFPVTVFDMVLLGRKPYVGWSPSDADLRIVSENIASLGLGEFALRDVNQLSGGERQKVLIARALSQQPEMLLLDEPTSSLDIRHQLSVMRHLREIVTGKGLLALLAIHDLNLASQYSDYVVMMHDGRVYAQGTPDQVFTRENIQTTYGVDVAIHQHGDIRHIVPVEAHAAAIMAHTSSEEPHA, from the coding sequence ATGCTTGAGCTCAAAGCCGTCGGATTCGAGTACAAGGGGGGACGCCGGGCGCTGTCCGGCGTCGACCTCTCGCTCACGTGCGGCGGCATCGTCAGCATCGTCGGACCGAACGGATCGGGGAAGACGACCCTGTTGCGGTGCATCGACAACCTGATTCACGCGGAAGGTGAGATCCTGCTCCACCGCCGGCGCATCAGCGACATGTCGAGGCGTGAGGTCGCCCGGTCGATCGGCTACGTGCCTCAGAGCTTCGCCGGCTCTTTTCCGGTCACGGTCTTCGACATGGTGCTCCTCGGCAGAAAACCGTACGTTGGGTGGAGTCCATCCGACGCCGACCTTCGGATCGTGTCCGAGAACATCGCGAGTCTGGGACTTGGCGAGTTCGCGCTGCGTGACGTCAACCAGCTCAGTGGCGGCGAGCGCCAGAAGGTGCTGATCGCGCGGGCGCTCTCTCAGCAGCCCGAGATGCTGCTGCTCGATGAGCCGACCAGCAGCCTGGACATACGACACCAGCTCAGCGTCATGCGTCACCTGCGCGAGATCGTGACGGGCAAAGGCCTGCTCGCCTTGCTTGCGATTCACGACCTGAACCTCGCCTCGCAGTACTCGGACTACGTCGTGATGATGCACGACGGCCGCGTCTATGCGCAGGGCACGCCCGACCAGGTGTTCACGCGCGAGAACATCCAGACCACCTACGGGGTCGACGTCGCGATACACCAGCACGGGGATATCCGGCACATCGTGCCAGTCGAGGCGCACGCCGCGGCGATCATGGCGCACACGTCATCCGAGGAGCCGCACGCCTAG
- a CDS encoding AraC family ligand binding domain-containing protein: MLETKTSALAEYTTRMAQVDIVDSIGGLPGVDTLEGRIGPIMSGNLGSAHYISMQPDLYCPAHVHSTESIIFTVRGQWVLCSEGQRHHMRQGSIFFMPPDIETGYEVPFDERAVLLIMKFEGSMDADEFLEYLEGLRSRLEERHDNGEPFLLSELPEEHDARRFAASLG, from the coding sequence ATGCTTGAGACCAAGACCAGCGCCCTAGCCGAGTACACGACCCGCATGGCTCAGGTGGACATCGTCGATTCCATCGGCGGGCTGCCTGGAGTCGACACCCTTGAGGGGCGAATCGGCCCCATCATGAGCGGCAACCTGGGCTCGGCCCACTACATCAGCATGCAGCCAGACCTGTACTGCCCCGCGCACGTTCACTCGACCGAGAGCATCATCTTCACCGTACGAGGACAATGGGTGCTGTGCAGCGAGGGGCAGCGCCACCATATGAGGCAAGGCTCGATCTTCTTCATGCCGCCGGACATCGAAACCGGCTACGAGGTTCCCTTCGACGAGCGCGCCGTACTGCTCATCATGAAGTTCGAGGGCTCGATGGACGCTGACGAGTTCCTGGAGTATCTGGAGGGGCTCCGGAGCCGGCTCGAGGAGCGGCATGACAACGGCGAGCCATTCCTGCTATCGGAACTGCCCGAGGAGCACGACGCCCGCCGGTTCGCGGCGTCGCTCGGCTAG